The sequence CGACAACGAAGCCCAGCACGCAGGCGGCGTTTCGCTCGATGAACCCAATCGCCGCGAGCATGCGGCCATTGCTGCCACCACCACCAACCTGGACCACGCCGCGTGAGTACGCTTGACGACGTCGCAACACTCGAACTGCCTTTCAAACCACCCTTCGACTGGCCGCGCCTGCTGCGCTTTTTCGGTGGACGCGCGACGCCGGGCGTCGAAGCGGTCGAAGACGGCGCCTATCGCCGCGCGATCGATTGGGCCGGCGACAGCGGCACGCTGACCGTGCGCCTGCATCCGCGCAAGCGCTGCATCGTCGCGAACATCGAAGGTCCTGCGAGCCGCCATGCCGACGCGCTCGCCGCGCCGATCGCGAGGATGTTCGACCTGCACGCCGATCCGAAGAAGATCGGCCGCGAACTGGCCGCCGACCCATGGCTCGCACCATTGATCGAAGCAGTGCCGGGCTTGCGCGTGCCGGGCGCGTGGTCCGGCTTCGAACTGGTGGTACGCGCCATCGTCGGCCAGCAGGTCAGCGTGAAGGCGGCGACCACCATCATCGGACGGCTGGTGCAGCGTGCCGGCGAGCGCATCGAAGGGCATCCACATGAGCACACCGCGTGGCGCTTTCCGACGCCCGCTGCGCTCGCGACTGTGGATCTGGAAAAGATCGGCATGCCGGGTAAACGCGTAGCAGCATTGCAAGGCTTCGCGCAGGCGGTCGCCTCAGGCGACGTACCGCTCGACAGCGGTGTCGCCGATGCCGACAGCCTGCGCGCGGCGTTGCTCGCCCTGCCTGGCATTGGTCCATGGACAGTCGAGTACGTGGCGATGCGCGCATGGCGTGACGCCGACGCGTGGCCCGCATGGGACCTCGTGCTGATGCAGTCGATCTGCGCACGCGACCCGTCTCTCGTGCGGCCCACGCAGCAACGCACGCGCACCGACGCGTGGCGGCCGTGGCGCGCGTATGCGGCCATGCATCTGTGGAACGAGGTGGCGGATCGGGCAGGAGGCGCGCGCGGCGGCTGAGGTCGTGTGTAACGCGGCGGAGGGCAGACCGTTTCGTCCTGAAATTAGGCTGGGTTGTCTCGTCCGAGGGCCGGCTGAAGCGGGCTCAAGCAGCCGTTCTGGCGAGATGTTAAAGTGCCCGCTACCCGAAAATTCCGCCGAACGTTGTCAACCGCGCAGTGCTGCCTGTATGGAGTGAAGCGGCACATGGCGGCCGACAACGCCCGACTCGCATCAATGCCAAACACGACACCTTCCCGCACGAACGACGCGTTATCGCACCGCCTGTCCGTGCTGACCTCAGGCCCGCAGCGCGACGCGCTGATACGTGGCCTGCGCGGCATCGAAAAGGAAAGCCTGCGCGTGACGCACGAGGGCAAGCTTGCCATGACGCCGCATTCGCGCGCGCTCGGTTCGGCGCTCACGCATCCGTCGCTCACCACCGACTATTCCGAAGCGCTGATCGAACTGATCACGCCGGCTGAGCACGACGTCACGGTCACGCTCGAGAAGCTCGACACGCTGCATCGTTTCGTCTACGCCGAACTCGGCGACGAGATCTTGTGGAACAACTCGATGCCGGGCCTGCTGCCTGAAACGGACGACGGCATTCCGATCGCGCACTACGGCACATCGAACATCGGCAAATTGAAGTACGTGTACCGCATTGGCCTGGCGCTCCGTTACGGCCGCACGATGCAGTGCATTGCGGGCATCCACTACAACTATTCGCTGAACGAAGAAGTATGGCGGGTGTTGCATGCCGACCAGCAATCCACGGCGAATGCCGTCGATTTCCAGTCCGACCGTTACCTCGCGCTGATCCGCAATTTCCGCCGCACCAACTGGCTGCTGATGTACCTGTTTGGCGCATCGCCGGCACTGGATCGCCGCTTCCTCCGCGACCGCCAACACACGCTCGAAACCTTCGACGCCGACACGCTGTATCGCCCGTACGCGACGAGCTTGCGCATGAGCGACCTCGGCTACTCGAACACTACCGCGCAAGCCGCGCTGCAGGCAGACTACAACACCTTGCCGGGCTACCTCGACGCGCTCGCGAAGGCCGTGAGCCAGCCGTATCCCCCGTACGAGGCAATTGGCACGCAGCGCGACGGCGAGTGGGTGCAGATCAACACGAACGTGCTGCAAATCGAAAACGAATTCTATTCGACGATCCGTCCGAAGCGCGTTACGTATCCTGGCGAGCGTCCGCTGCATGCGTTGGCCGCGCGTGGCGTGCAGTATGTCGAAGTACGCTGCATGGACATCGATCCGTTCGAGCCGACCGGCATTTCACTGGAGACGTCGCGTTTTCTCGACGCTTACCTGCTGGTCTGCGCGCTCGACGACAGCGCGCTGCTGCCGCCGGACGCCTATGCGGAGGCGAATCAGAACTTTGGCCGCGTCACGATGGAAGGTCGCAAGCCGGGCCTCGAACTGACGCGCGACGGCAGCCCAATTGCGATGACGGACTGGGCAAACGAACTACTCGTCAAGATCGACGCAGCCGCGGCAACGCTCGACGCCTTGCACGGCGGCGACGAACACGCGCGCG comes from Burkholderia sp. GAS332 and encodes:
- a CDS encoding DNA-3-methyladenine glycosylase II — protein: MSTLDDVATLELPFKPPFDWPRLLRFFGGRATPGVEAVEDGAYRRAIDWAGDSGTLTVRLHPRKRCIVANIEGPASRHADALAAPIARMFDLHADPKKIGRELAADPWLAPLIEAVPGLRVPGAWSGFELVVRAIVGQQVSVKAATTIIGRLVQRAGERIEGHPHEHTAWRFPTPAALATVDLEKIGMPGKRVAALQGFAQAVASGDVPLDSGVADADSLRAALLALPGIGPWTVEYVAMRAWRDADAWPAWDLVLMQSICARDPSLVRPTQQRTRTDAWRPWRAYAAMHLWNEVADRAGGARGG
- a CDS encoding glutamate-cysteine ligase; protein product: MAADNARLASMPNTTPSRTNDALSHRLSVLTSGPQRDALIRGLRGIEKESLRVTHEGKLAMTPHSRALGSALTHPSLTTDYSEALIELITPAEHDVTVTLEKLDTLHRFVYAELGDEILWNNSMPGLLPETDDGIPIAHYGTSNIGKLKYVYRIGLALRYGRTMQCIAGIHYNYSLNEEVWRVLHADQQSTANAVDFQSDRYLALIRNFRRTNWLLMYLFGASPALDRRFLRDRQHTLETFDADTLYRPYATSLRMSDLGYSNTTAQAALQADYNTLPGYLDALAKAVSQPYPPYEAIGTQRDGEWVQINTNVLQIENEFYSTIRPKRVTYPGERPLHALAARGVQYVEVRCMDIDPFEPTGISLETSRFLDAYLLVCALDDSALLPPDAYAEANQNFGRVTMEGRKPGLELTRDGSPIAMTDWANELLVKIDAAAATLDALHGGDEHARAVAVQRAKLADASLTPSARVLQTMRDKQQSFLAFGLEQSEVHAAYFRSRPLDAAQTKEFTDLAAQSLAEQAKLEREEVGSFDAFVAAYRAYTLNRFSV